The following coding sequences lie in one Mucilaginibacter sp. KACC 22773 genomic window:
- a CDS encoding aspartate aminotransferase family protein, which translates to MPTLRQLFLANNAQTTNFPLMLEFERAEGIYMYDASGRAFIDLISGIGVSSLGHGNPYVKEAIKQQVDKYMHLMVYGEFVQTPQVMFAQKLASLLPDNLQSVYFTNSGTEAVEGALKLAKRFSGRQQIIACHNSYHGSTHGALSVMGNEEFKQAYRPLLPGVGFINFNNTDDLQLITDQTACVIIETVQGEAGVRVPDIAYMQALRKRCDETGALLILDEIQAAFGRTGKLFAFDHFGIAPDILLLAKALGGGMPIGAFIASTQIMGALKDNPILGHITTFGGHPVCCAAGLAALEVLINDNLIPGVAQKEALFRQLLVHPAIKAVRGKGLMLAVELENFDLNKRIIDRCIESGVITDWFLHCSNSMRLAPPLIIQPQEIEQACAVIIEAIGYYTL; encoded by the coding sequence ATGCCTACTCTCCGTCAGCTTTTTTTGGCTAATAACGCGCAAACTACCAACTTTCCTTTAATGCTGGAGTTTGAGCGCGCCGAGGGTATTTATATGTACGATGCATCAGGCAGGGCGTTTATTGACCTGATATCGGGCATTGGCGTAAGCAGCCTTGGGCATGGTAACCCTTATGTAAAAGAGGCCATTAAGCAGCAGGTTGATAAATACATGCACCTGATGGTTTACGGCGAATTTGTGCAAACACCGCAGGTAATGTTTGCACAGAAACTTGCATCGTTGTTGCCAGATAATTTGCAATCGGTTTATTTTACCAATTCGGGTACCGAGGCGGTGGAGGGCGCGTTGAAGTTAGCTAAACGATTTAGCGGCAGGCAACAGATCATCGCCTGCCACAACTCGTACCATGGCAGTACCCATGGCGCTTTAAGCGTAATGGGTAACGAGGAGTTTAAGCAAGCCTATCGCCCGTTACTACCCGGGGTAGGGTTCATCAACTTTAACAACACCGATGACCTGCAATTGATAACCGACCAAACCGCATGCGTTATCATAGAAACCGTGCAGGGCGAGGCCGGAGTGCGGGTACCTGACATCGCCTATATGCAAGCTTTGCGTAAGCGGTGTGATGAAACGGGTGCGTTATTAATTTTGGATGAAATTCAGGCGGCATTTGGCCGTACCGGGAAGTTGTTTGCTTTTGATCACTTTGGTATAGCACCCGATATTTTGTTGCTGGCCAAGGCGCTGGGCGGTGGTATGCCGATAGGGGCATTTATAGCATCAACCCAAATTATGGGTGCGTTAAAGGATAATCCCATACTTGGCCACATAACCACGTTTGGGGGCCACCCGGTATGCTGCGCGGCGGGCTTAGCAGCATTGGAGGTATTGATTAATGACAACCTTATACCTGGTGTAGCCCAAAAAGAGGCTTTGTTCCGGCAACTACTGGTGCACCCGGCTATTAAAGCGGTGCGCGGTAAAGGCTTGATGCTGGCCGTTGAACTGGAAAATTTCGACCTGAACAAGAGAATAATAGACCGCTGTATTGAAAGCGGTGTAATAACCGATTGGTTTTTACATTGCAGCAACTCCATGCGGCTTGCGCCGCCGCTCATTATCCAACCCCAGGAGATAGAGCAGGCCTGCGCGGTGATCATCGAAGCAATAGGATACTACACCCTATAA
- a CDS encoding glycosyltransferase family 4 protein encodes MKIAYISTYPPRECGLATFNYNLMCAISANYPERKSLLQGGFVVALNDSEDLHEYEYPDEVKYVIRQNHQKDYIRAANYINTSAADVCIMEHEFGIYGGESGIYILPLINRLEKPLISILHTILKDPSYVQRIIIREIAEQSSKIIVMSQRAVEFLTTIYEIPADKIQIIEHGVPDVEASEENSVKTLSSFKNHQVMLTFGLISRNKGLETVVRALPKIVEKHPDVMYVVLGNTHPGVIKNSGEEYRDHLKSLAAQLGVSKNLSFINKFVSEQELVDYLTACDIYVTPYLNEAQITSGTLSYAVGAGAAVVSTPYWHATELLADGRGRLFDFKNSDALADTVIELLDQDRVLKELKENAYQYGLHLRWPVVGGEFIKAAKEAILRFDFSDKILKNSIVDPEVLPKFSLTHVLRLTDDTGIVQHAKYGIPNLKEGYCLDDNARALIMALMAYQRSGSKEAFELLPIYLSYIHYMQTDDGNFRNFLSFDRRYLDEVGSEDSFGRTIWSLGHLIGCAASNSYREFALEIFHKSVPHFAALKHLRGIANTIIGISLYLQAVPTDDGMIRILNDLTQPLIDAFEKTQSDDWQWFEDKMTYDNAILPLALLHSCEITGNEDAKRIALASMAFLDKLTLSNGYLSPVGNDGWYHRGGTFPMFDQQAIETMAMVLMHFQAYHIFRVPQYVEKMFLCYKWFLGENTLRAPLYDHETKGCCDGLLPGGINRNQGAESTLAYLISHLTVLKAFELEYEYNKYGQKLEIC; translated from the coding sequence ATGAAAATCGCTTATATATCAACTTACCCGCCCCGCGAGTGCGGCTTAGCCACATTCAATTACAATTTAATGTGCGCTATCAGTGCTAATTATCCTGAACGCAAATCATTATTGCAAGGTGGTTTTGTAGTAGCGCTTAATGACTCTGAAGACCTGCATGAGTACGAATACCCGGATGAAGTAAAATATGTTATTCGCCAAAACCATCAAAAGGACTATATCCGCGCGGCCAATTACATTAACACCAGTGCCGCTGATGTTTGTATTATGGAACATGAATTTGGTATTTATGGTGGCGAGAGCGGTATTTACATATTGCCATTGATAAACAGGCTGGAAAAACCACTGATATCAATATTACACACTATATTAAAAGACCCCAGCTACGTGCAGCGCATTATCATCCGCGAAATTGCAGAACAATCATCAAAGATTATCGTGATGAGCCAGCGTGCGGTGGAATTTTTAACCACTATTTATGAAATTCCTGCTGATAAGATCCAGATTATAGAGCACGGTGTACCTGATGTTGAAGCTTCTGAAGAAAATTCCGTAAAAACGTTAAGCTCGTTTAAAAATCACCAGGTGATGCTTACTTTCGGACTGATCAGCCGTAATAAGGGATTGGAAACCGTAGTTAGAGCTTTGCCCAAAATTGTTGAAAAGCATCCCGACGTAATGTATGTTGTATTAGGTAACACTCACCCGGGCGTTATAAAAAATTCGGGAGAGGAGTACCGCGATCACCTGAAATCGTTGGCTGCGCAACTGGGGGTATCTAAAAACCTATCGTTCATTAATAAATTTGTATCTGAACAGGAGCTGGTGGATTACCTTACGGCCTGCGATATTTACGTAACCCCCTACCTTAACGAGGCTCAAATTACCAGTGGTACCTTATCTTATGCCGTTGGCGCGGGTGCCGCAGTTGTTTCAACACCTTACTGGCATGCTACTGAATTGTTGGCAGATGGCCGCGGCAGACTGTTCGACTTTAAAAATTCTGATGCCCTTGCCGATACGGTAATTGAACTGCTTGATCAAGACAGGGTTTTAAAGGAATTGAAAGAAAATGCCTACCAATACGGCCTGCACCTGCGATGGCCGGTAGTTGGGGGCGAATTTATAAAAGCTGCCAAGGAGGCTATTTTACGGTTTGATTTTAGTGATAAGATATTAAAAAACAGCATTGTTGACCCCGAGGTATTACCAAAATTCAGCCTGACACATGTTTTGCGGCTAACTGACGATACGGGGATTGTTCAACACGCCAAATATGGCATTCCTAATTTAAAAGAGGGTTACTGCCTGGATGATAACGCCCGCGCGCTTATCATGGCCCTGATGGCTTACCAGCGCAGCGGAAGCAAGGAGGCCTTTGAACTGTTGCCCATTTACCTCAGCTATATTCATTATATGCAAACTGATGACGGTAACTTCCGTAACTTTTTGAGTTTTGACAGGCGTTACCTGGATGAGGTTGGTTCTGAGGATTCATTTGGGCGAACCATCTGGTCGTTAGGGCATTTGATTGGGTGCGCTGCCAGTAACTCATACAGGGAGTTTGCCTTAGAGATTTTTCACAAATCGGTACCCCATTTTGCTGCTTTAAAACATCTAAGGGGCATAGCAAACACAATTATAGGTATTAGCCTTTACCTGCAGGCTGTACCTACCGATGACGGCATGATCAGGATTTTAAATGATTTAACCCAACCACTGATCGATGCATTTGAAAAAACACAATCGGATGACTGGCAATGGTTTGAAGATAAGATGACTTATGACAACGCGATACTTCCCCTGGCCTTATTACACTCCTGCGAAATAACCGGGAACGAGGATGCCAAACGGATTGCCCTGGCTTCGATGGCGTTTTTAGATAAGCTGACTTTATCAAATGGTTATTTAAGCCCTGTGGGCAACGATGGCTGGTACCACCGTGGCGGCACTTTCCCAATGTTCGATCAGCAGGCTATCGAAACCATGGCTATGGTATTGATGCATTTTCAGGCTTACCACATTTTCAGGGTGCCACAGTATGTGGAGAAAATGTTTCTGTGCTACAAATGGTTCCTGGGCGAAAATACCCTGCGTGCCCCGCTTTACGACCACGAAACCAAAGGTTGTTGCGATGGCTTGTTGCCTGGCGGCATTAACCGCAACCAGGGCGCCGAAAGCACGCTGGCTTACCTGATTTCGCATTTGACGGTATTGAAGGCTTTTGAGCTGGAATACGAGTACAATAAATACGGTCAGAAACTGGAGATCTGCTAA
- a CDS encoding glycosyltransferase family 4 protein has protein sequence MKVAVLAPVAWRTPPRHYGPWEQIASNIAEGLVQLGIEVTLFATGDSTTTGKLDAICATGYEEDRSQDAKVLECLHISNLMEKAAEFDIIHNNFDFLPLTYSGLIKTPVITTIHGFSSQKIIPVYKKYNDRGYYVSISNSDRSPQLDYLATVYNGLDTRDFEFYKQPEDYLLYFGRIHPDKGTAEAIDIAQKSKRKLLIAGIIQDGNYYRERVEPFLSDQIKYIGHAGPDERKKLLGNAIALLHPIRFNEPFGMSVAEAMLCGTPVIAFNKGSMPELIKDAQTGFLVDSVDEAVEAVGRLAEINRINCCNWAVSQFSRDKMVEDYLKLYKKILDR, from the coding sequence ATGAAGGTAGCTGTTTTAGCCCCCGTAGCCTGGCGTACACCACCCCGGCATTACGGTCCGTGGGAACAAATTGCATCTAACATTGCCGAAGGCCTGGTACAACTGGGTATTGAGGTAACGCTCTTTGCTACCGGCGATTCGACAACCACCGGTAAACTGGATGCAATTTGTGCAACCGGCTACGAGGAAGACCGGAGCCAGGATGCCAAAGTGTTGGAATGTTTGCACATTAGTAACCTGATGGAGAAAGCAGCTGAGTTTGATATTATTCATAATAATTTCGATTTTTTGCCGCTCACTTATTCCGGGCTCATTAAAACGCCTGTTATCACCACTATACATGGTTTTTCGTCGCAGAAGATTATCCCGGTTTATAAAAAATATAACGACAGGGGGTATTATGTATCCATCAGTAATTCAGATCGCAGCCCCCAGCTGGATTACCTGGCTACTGTTTACAACGGTTTGGATACCCGCGATTTTGAGTTTTATAAACAGCCGGAAGATTACCTTTTGTACTTTGGCCGCATCCATCCCGATAAAGGCACTGCCGAAGCCATTGATATAGCCCAAAAAAGTAAACGGAAGCTGTTAATTGCAGGTATTATCCAGGATGGGAATTACTACCGTGAACGAGTTGAACCTTTTTTATCAGATCAAATAAAATATATTGGCCATGCCGGACCCGATGAGCGGAAAAAATTGTTAGGCAACGCTATTGCCTTGCTACACCCCATCAGGTTTAATGAACCTTTTGGTATGAGCGTAGCCGAAGCCATGCTTTGCGGAACGCCTGTAATAGCCTTTAACAAGGGATCGATGCCGGAATTGATTAAAGATGCCCAAACCGGATTTTTGGTAGATAGTGTTGATGAGGCTGTTGAGGCTGTGGGCAGGTTAGCCGAAATTAACAGAATTAATTGCTGTAACTGGGCGGTTTCGCAATTTTCGAGAGATAAAATGGTTGAAGACTATTTAAAACTATATAAGAAGATACTGGATAGATAA
- a CDS encoding alpha-1,2-fucosyltransferase, which yields MVIIKRINGQLANRLHFLSYFIANSKAYSYPLLVTCFPEYYNWFTPAGDDALTVTFTRPGIKQKALNKILDKLHALVLKLRIKLPGIIFHSIAENDQRLSQYDINNPEFVKLAQHQVVIPEGWVYRDYVNFKKYLPQIKNLFSPKQEFRDAIQQEVNRARNMGDILIGVHIRRGDYIDFNGGKWFYSNEVYINKMRETEQLFGARQCVFMICSQEKLGTNEFSGFKTVVAERPAIVDLYLLAECNYIFGPPSTFTAWASLYNTVPAYYIESANEKITINSFKEFFD from the coding sequence GTGGTTATTATTAAACGGATAAATGGCCAGCTGGCCAACAGGCTGCACTTTCTGTCATACTTTATAGCCAACAGTAAGGCTTACAGTTATCCATTGCTTGTAACATGTTTCCCGGAGTATTACAACTGGTTTACCCCTGCCGGTGATGACGCGCTTACTGTAACGTTTACAAGGCCGGGAATAAAGCAAAAAGCGTTAAATAAAATTTTAGATAAGCTTCATGCGCTTGTTTTAAAACTCAGGATTAAACTGCCGGGTATTATCTTTCATTCAATCGCCGAAAATGATCAGAGGCTTTCGCAATACGATATCAACAATCCCGAATTTGTTAAATTGGCACAGCACCAGGTTGTGATACCCGAAGGCTGGGTTTACCGCGATTACGTTAATTTTAAAAAATACCTGCCGCAAATTAAAAATCTATTTTCGCCCAAACAGGAATTCAGGGATGCAATACAACAGGAAGTTAACCGTGCACGAAACATGGGCGATATCCTGATTGGCGTACACATCAGGCGTGGCGATTACATTGATTTTAACGGTGGCAAATGGTTTTACAGCAACGAGGTATATATTAACAAAATGCGGGAAACAGAACAGCTTTTCGGAGCGAGACAATGTGTGTTTATGATATGTTCGCAGGAAAAACTGGGTACCAACGAGTTTAGCGGTTTTAAAACTGTAGTTGCCGAACGGCCGGCAATTGTAGATTTATATTTACTTGCCGAATGCAACTATATTTTTGGCCCGCCAAGCACGTTTACAGCCTGGGCATCCTTGTACAATACCGTACCTGCTTATTACATCGAGTCGGCCAACGAAAAGATAACGATCAATTCTTTTAAGGAGTTTTTTGATTAG
- a CDS encoding glycoside hydrolase family 130 protein — translation MRLSIERKPIRVNPDPKRVIARFFFNGNDRAKEVIERVMQISEEVAFGIVSPLLQEYSKRHRNITRVLNRHCSKLKPLFLELNIDYDTLTINRKLLIGSYFTHEYSIESAAFFNPSIVEDPDQTELEDGQRRVIISFRAVGEGHISSITFRRGMIDKYNNITILPAGSYIDEAEIVRNAVYNKKLFFDKAAVTQINIDILHELESKLDHHFEYANLRRIIIDSQKLQESDMKKLEYDKVLWLADSYYEIVFSLDTDISDRVIFPISEYERKGIEDARFVQFRNDDDTSVYYATYTAYDGALIMPKLLQTTDFYNFKIMPLYGAGAQNKNLALFPRKVNGKFVMISRIDGCNNYIMYADKINIWEKPIILQQPRFSWEFVQIGNCGSPIETKDGWLMITHGVGPMRRYVLGASLLKLDDPAIEIGRLREPLLIPNSDEREGYVPNVLYSCGAIIHNEKLIIPYGVSDSSTAFAEVCLQELLDKLKNDQSE, via the coding sequence ATGAGACTTTCCATCGAACGAAAACCAATAAGAGTTAACCCCGATCCTAAACGCGTTATTGCCAGATTTTTTTTCAATGGGAACGATCGTGCAAAAGAAGTAATTGAACGCGTTATGCAAATAAGCGAAGAGGTAGCCTTCGGCATTGTGTCGCCGCTATTGCAGGAATACTCCAAACGGCACCGTAATATAACCAGGGTTTTAAACCGGCACTGCAGCAAATTAAAGCCGCTTTTTTTAGAGTTAAATATCGATTACGATACATTAACTATTAACCGCAAGCTGCTTATAGGCTCCTATTTTACCCATGAGTATTCTATTGAATCGGCTGCTTTTTTCAATCCGTCTATCGTGGAAGATCCCGACCAAACCGAGTTGGAAGATGGGCAGCGCAGGGTAATTATTAGTTTCAGGGCCGTGGGCGAAGGGCATATCTCGTCCATTACCTTTCGCAGAGGGATGATAGATAAATATAACAACATCACCATTTTACCTGCCGGCAGTTATATTGACGAAGCCGAAATTGTAAGGAACGCGGTATACAATAAAAAGCTATTTTTTGATAAAGCCGCCGTCACGCAGATCAATATTGATATTTTACACGAACTGGAATCCAAGCTGGATCACCATTTTGAATACGCCAACCTGCGCCGCATCATTATCGATTCGCAAAAACTGCAGGAAAGCGATATGAAGAAACTGGAGTACGACAAAGTATTGTGGCTGGCCGACTCGTACTACGAAATAGTTTTTTCGCTGGATACAGATATCTCCGACAGGGTAATATTCCCAATATCGGAGTATGAGCGCAAAGGTATTGAGGATGCCCGTTTTGTACAGTTCAGAAACGACGACGATACTTCGGTTTATTATGCAACTTATACGGCATATGACGGGGCGCTTATTATGCCAAAACTGTTACAAACCACCGATTTTTATAATTTTAAAATAATGCCATTATATGGTGCGGGGGCCCAAAATAAAAACCTGGCATTGTTTCCGCGTAAGGTGAATGGCAAGTTTGTAATGATTTCGCGTATTGATGGTTGTAATAATTATATCATGTACGCCGATAAAATTAATATTTGGGAAAAACCAATTATATTGCAACAACCCCGCTTTAGCTGGGAGTTTGTACAGATAGGCAACTGCGGATCGCCGATTGAAACCAAAGATGGCTGGCTGATGATAACCCACGGTGTAGGCCCCATGCGCCGCTATGTACTGGGTGCCAGCTTATTAAAACTGGACGACCCTGCCATCGAAATTGGCCGTCTGCGCGAGCCCTTGCTTATCCCCAACAGTGACGAGCGCGAGGGCTATGTGCCCAATGTGCTATATTCATGCGGGGCGATAATTCATAATGAAAAACTGATAATACCTTATGGCGTATCCGATTCATCAACCGCGTTTGCAGAGGTTTGCTTGCAGGAGTTATTAGATAAATTGAAGAACGATCAAAGCGAATAA
- a CDS encoding response regulator transcription factor yields MNVLIVEDEKGLALEVDEFLSHEGFTVEHARTKKSAEEKIFVNNYDFILLDLGLPDGDGFDLLKMLKGLDKRDDAVIILTARGAVDDRVSGLEQGADDYLAKPFSLNELLARMHAITRRKHRLESNDINIKGLKINIQNRTVMFNDERINLTKKEFEILNYLVLNKNRVISRTNLTEHVWGDVLEINSDSNFVDVHVKNLRKKLSQYISIDWFETVRSIGYRVNI; encoded by the coding sequence ATGAATGTTTTGATTGTTGAAGACGAAAAGGGCTTAGCCCTTGAGGTTGACGAATTTTTAAGTCACGAAGGGTTCACTGTTGAGCACGCCCGCACTAAAAAATCGGCCGAAGAAAAGATCTTTGTTAATAATTACGATTTTATCCTGCTTGATCTCGGACTGCCCGATGGCGACGGTTTCGACCTGTTAAAAATGCTGAAAGGGCTTGACAAGCGCGATGATGCTGTTATTATCCTAACCGCCCGTGGGGCGGTTGACGACAGGGTATCGGGCCTGGAGCAAGGCGCAGACGATTACCTGGCCAAACCGTTCTCATTAAACGAGTTGCTGGCCCGGATGCACGCCATAACCCGACGAAAACATAGGCTGGAGAGTAACGACATTAATATAAAAGGCCTTAAAATAAATATTCAAAACCGCACGGTAATGTTTAACGATGAACGTATAAACCTCACCAAAAAGGAATTTGAGATTTTGAATTATTTAGTGCTCAATAAAAACAGGGTGATATCCCGTACCAATCTTACCGAACATGTTTGGGGCGATGTACTTGAAATAAACAGCGACTCGAATTTTGTTGATGTACACGTAAAAAACCTGCGCAAAAAGCTGTCGCAATACATCTCTATCGATTGGTTTGAGACGGTACGGAGTATAGGTTACCGCGTGAATATTTAA
- a CDS encoding sensor histidine kinase, translated as MKLQVKLALYNTLTKVAIILFTGLFILLSIEKISYNHIELRLQNDKREILRSLSSKEISGYLSTQKIYTDYNILKEEFISIKPVKYEPVLAPNGGFTTERREIDRNMQDYRVLSHRFNLKNHTYMLEVGVAIESVEELKSIIKKFTIVVLIIALVLTLLSDLVFTKFLLAPFYQIIDRKLIKVNDPMNFDYGKIKTTTQDFELLDDSISSLMKKISNLFILEKQFIANVSHELLTPISIISSRLENILLHEELSEGSENKMHASLKTLNRLKSIINSLLLISKVENNQYDKADMVMIAAIVMEIREELEDRIEEKQLKFTNNLKYIYTIQGNRPLMHTLLFNLINNAIKYNNAGGLISINDELKDGIYKIIISDTGTGMDKKQIENAFNRFEKLDTDEKESYGLGLAIVKSITSFHDIKVQINSIKGEGTTVTLVFNTPNPNLITN; from the coding sequence ATGAAACTGCAGGTAAAACTGGCCCTGTATAATACTTTAACCAAGGTAGCTATCATCCTGTTTACAGGGTTGTTCATCCTGTTATCTATCGAGAAGATCTCTTATAACCATATTGAATTGCGGCTGCAGAATGATAAGCGGGAAATATTAAGAAGCCTGTCATCCAAAGAAATCAGCGGATATCTGAGCACTCAAAAAATTTATACCGATTATAACATTCTTAAGGAGGAGTTTATCTCTATTAAGCCTGTGAAATATGAACCCGTATTGGCCCCCAACGGCGGATTTACCACTGAGCGACGCGAAATAGACCGCAATATGCAGGATTACCGGGTGTTATCGCACCGTTTTAATCTTAAAAACCATACTTACATGCTGGAGGTTGGGGTGGCCATTGAATCGGTTGAGGAATTAAAATCCATCATTAAAAAATTCACCATTGTGGTGTTGATTATAGCATTGGTTTTAACCCTGTTAAGCGACCTTGTGTTCACCAAATTCCTGCTGGCGCCTTTTTACCAGATCATCGACCGGAAATTGATTAAGGTGAACGATCCGATGAATTTTGATTATGGAAAAATAAAGACCACTACGCAGGATTTTGAATTGCTGGATGACAGTATCAGTTCGCTTATGAAAAAGATCTCGAACCTTTTCATCCTCGAAAAACAATTTATTGCCAATGTATCGCATGAATTGCTTACGCCGATATCCATTATCAGTTCAAGGCTGGAGAATATTTTATTGCATGAGGAATTAAGTGAGGGCAGCGAAAATAAAATGCATGCCTCGTTAAAAACGCTTAACAGGCTTAAGTCTATCATCAATAGTTTGTTACTAATATCGAAAGTTGAAAACAACCAGTATGATAAAGCGGATATGGTAATGATTGCGGCCATAGTTATGGAAATACGGGAGGAACTGGAAGATCGTATTGAAGAAAAGCAGTTGAAGTTTACCAATAATCTCAAATACATTTATACCATACAGGGCAACCGGCCGCTTATGCATACGTTGCTGTTTAATTTAATTAATAACGCTATAAAGTATAATAATGCAGGCGGGCTGATAAGTATTAATGATGAACTGAAGGACGGTATCTACAAAATTATTATTTCTGATACAGGTACTGGTATGGACAAAAAGCAAATTGAAAATGCCTTCAACCGTTTCGAAAAACTGGATACGGACGAAAAGGAAAGTTACGGCTTAGGTTTGGCTATAGTTAAAAGTATAACCAGTTTCCATGATATCAAGGTTCAAATAAATTCGATAAAAGGGGAGGGCACTACGGTTACACTTGTCTTTAACACACCTAATCCTAATTTAATAACCAATTAA
- a CDS encoding DUF58 domain-containing protein — MPKLNDDQQIRQLANLELLARQVVEGFITGLHQSPFHGFSVEFAEHRLYNNGESVKNIDWKLLARTDKLFVKQFEEETNLRCYLLLDTSSSMNFPEKGTSKLQFSIYAIASLMHLFKKQRDAFGLCLFSDKVDWLSSAKSTTTHLFHLYAELEKAYNNPKANTVTNITQVLHHVANEIHQRSMVIIFSDMLENSLNPDKVQALFAAVQHLKFSKHEVIIFNVSDKQKEVDFNFDNRPHHFIDIESGAEVKVHPGKVRDAYKAALTEYRHQLELKCAQYHIDLVDVDINEGYDNMLKTYLAKRNKMV; from the coding sequence ATGCCCAAATTAAACGACGATCAGCAAATACGGCAGTTAGCCAACCTTGAACTGTTGGCCCGGCAGGTAGTTGAAGGTTTTATAACCGGCCTGCATCAAAGCCCTTTCCATGGCTTTTCGGTCGAGTTTGCCGAGCATCGCTTATACAACAACGGCGAATCGGTAAAAAACATCGATTGGAAGTTGCTGGCCCGTACCGATAAACTGTTTGTAAAACAATTTGAGGAAGAAACCAACCTGCGCTGCTACCTGCTGCTGGATACGTCGTCGTCCATGAACTTCCCCGAAAAAGGGACCAGCAAGCTGCAGTTTTCTATCTATGCCATTGCATCATTAATGCATTTGTTTAAAAAACAAAGAGATGCGTTTGGGCTCTGCCTTTTTTCGGACAAGGTAGATTGGCTGAGTTCGGCAAAATCAACTACAACACACCTGTTTCATTTATACGCCGAACTGGAGAAGGCTTATAATAATCCCAAAGCCAATACAGTTACCAACATAACACAGGTATTGCACCATGTTGCCAACGAGATTCATCAGCGATCCATGGTCATTATTTTTAGCGATATGCTGGAAAATAGCCTTAACCCCGATAAGGTGCAAGCCTTGTTCGCGGCAGTTCAGCACCTGAAGTTCAGCAAACACGAAGTAATTATTTTTAACGTTAGCGATAAGCAAAAAGAAGTAGACTTTAACTTTGATAACCGCCCACATCATTTTATCGATATAGAAAGCGGTGCCGAAGTAAAGGTGCACCCCGGCAAAGTACGGGATGCCTACAAAGCAGCCTTAACCGAATATCGGCACCAACTTGAGCTTAAATGTGCCCAATACCATATTGACCTGGTTGATGTTGATATTAATGAAGGCTATGATAACATGCTAAAAACTTACCTGGCTAAAAGAAATAAAATGGTGTAG
- the trxA gene encoding thioredoxin: MALEITDANFDELVLKSDKPVLIDFWAEWCGPCRMVGPVVEDIAKEYEGRAVVGKVDVDNNPGISVKFGIRNIPALLFFKNGEIVDKQIGAVPKSVLTDKLAKQLA; encoded by the coding sequence ATGGCTTTAGAAATAACTGATGCAAACTTTGACGAACTTGTCCTGAAATCAGACAAACCCGTACTTATTGACTTTTGGGCTGAATGGTGCGGTCCGTGTAGGATGGTTGGTCCGGTAGTTGAAGATATTGCAAAAGAATACGAAGGCAGAGCTGTTGTTGGTAAAGTTGATGTCGACAACAACCCAGGTATATCTGTAAAATTCGGTATCCGTAATATCCCTGCTTTATTGTTCTTTAAAAATGGCGAAATAGTGGATAAACAAATTGGTGCAGTTCCAAAATCAGTATTAACTGATAAATTAGCTAAGCAATTAGCTTAA
- a CDS encoding type II toxin-antitoxin system RelE/ParE family toxin: MEYDIEYLPKAQVEYLEAYLWYEEQLAGLGSRFETAVERKLNRISKYPLLYPNKNKNLREATIDNFPFLIIYKVYPQNNVIFIYAIFHTSRRPGKKYGA, from the coding sequence GTGGAATACGATATTGAATATTTGCCTAAAGCGCAAGTTGAATATCTTGAAGCCTATTTGTGGTACGAAGAGCAATTGGCCGGATTGGGAAGTCGTTTTGAGACGGCTGTAGAAAGAAAATTAAACCGCATTAGTAAATATCCACTGTTATATCCCAATAAAAACAAAAACTTACGTGAGGCTACAATAGATAATTTTCCTTTTTTAATTATTTACAAGGTTTACCCTCAAAACAATGTGATATTTATTTATGCTATTTTTCACACAAGCAGGCGGCCGGGAAAAAAATACGGAGCATAA
- a CDS encoding addiction module protein, which produces METEVIRERLQEYIRFAEDKKVRAIYTMVESEIKMDIDLWEDEDFLNEINARVDDYESGKVQGISWEEVKKRARNHRS; this is translated from the coding sequence ATGGAAACGGAAGTAATCAGAGAAAGACTACAGGAGTATATTCGCTTCGCTGAAGATAAAAAAGTGAGGGCAATATATACTATGGTGGAAAGTGAGATTAAGATGGATATTGATCTGTGGGAAGACGAAGACTTTTTGAACGAGATAAATGCTCGTGTAGATGATTATGAAAGCGGAAAGGTACAGGGTATATCTTGGGAAGAAGTTAAGAAGCGGGCGAGAAATCATCGATCATAG